The sequence CCATGCGTTCTGGCGGAAGACCCAATTTACGGGCGGTACTTTGCATGATGCGAATGTTCGCTTGATGAGGGATCAACCAATCGATCTCAGATGATGAGATTCCTGCGATCTGCAGCGCTTCATTAGCCACTTTTTCCAACACCGATACCGCGAGCTTGAACACCGCCGGGCCATCCATGTAAAGAAAGGCGCTCCCCTCGACCGCGCCATTCGTGACACTGCCCGGAACGCATAAAATATGACCGTAGCGACCATCAGCATGAAGTTTGGTGGCCAGCACGCCGGGCTCCTGCGATGCTGTCATGACGATCGCACCCGCGCCATCGCCGAACAGTACGCAAGTAGTACGATCTTCAAAATTCAAAATACGGGAAAACACTTCGGTTCCAATAACCAACACGTTCTTATGCGTACCGGCCTTAATAAATGCATCAGCGATGGAAACACCGTACACAAAGCCGCTACATACAGCTTGCACATCAAATGCAGCGCCACCCGTAGTGATGCCCAATTTTTGCTGCACCACGCAGGCAGTACTTGGAAAGCTGCCGAAATGATCGGGGGTCGAGGTGGCGACAATAATCAGGTCGATGTCGTTCGCCACCATACCCGCCATGTCCAGAGCGTGCTTTGCGGCCGCCACAGCCAGATCGCTAGACTGCACATCTGGCTCAGCGTAGTGCCGTGCTGAAATTCCGCTGCGCGAAAATATCCATTCGTCCGAGGTTTCGATGCCTTTTTCGGCCAGTTGCACTGCAAGGTCTTGATTGGTCACACGGTTCGGCGGTAAATAACTACCGGTACCCACAATTTTGCTATAAATAGTCATGCTGTTTTCTGTTTGGGTGGCTCAATATTGATACCAGCACCTGTATGCATCTCGACCGCTGCCGAAACTGCTTCAGGTTGTGGCATCAACGCTGCAATGGTCGTGGTAATGCGTGAAAGAACATCATACTTGGCTGCATCGAACGCACGCTGAATGGCCCACTCATAGCCATACACGTCAGCACTACCGTGACTTTTAAACACCAATCCGCGCAATCCGAGCAAACTTGCACCGTTGTATCGCGATGGGTTCAGTCGCCGCGAAATTGCCTTAATAGCGCTACGCGCGATCAATGCACCGATCATGTTAAGAATACTGCTTTTAAATTCTGTCGTCAGCACACTTTTTACCAACCGTCCAAGTCCCTCCGAGGCCTTGAGAGTGACGTTACCGACGAAACCGTCACACACCACGATATCGGTAGTTCCCTCAAAAATATCATTGCCCTCGACGTTGCCATAGAAATTGATCAGACCTTTT is a genomic window of Glaciimonas sp. PAMC28666 containing:
- a CDS encoding beta-ketoacyl-ACP synthase III → MTIYSKIVGTGSYLPPNRVTNQDLAVQLAEKGIETSDEWIFSRSGISARHYAEPDVQSSDLAVAAAKHALDMAGMVANDIDLIIVATSTPDHFGSFPSTACVVQQKLGITTGGAAFDVQAVCSGFVYGVSIADAFIKAGTHKNVLVIGTEVFSRILNFEDRTTCVLFGDGAGAIVMTASQEPGVLATKLHADGRYGHILCVPGSVTNGAVEGSAFLYMDGPAVFKLAVSVLEKVANEALQIAGISSSEIDWLIPHQANIRIMQSTARKLGLPPERMVVTVDQHGNTSAASIPLALDKAVRDGRVKPGQNVLMEAVGGGFSWGAIVARM